The following are from one region of the Thiocapsa rosea genome:
- the phnD gene encoding phosphate/phosphite/phosphonate ABC transporter substrate-binding protein has product MGFERSRRVFLAGAAALAAVLAAPASAMDPRYTDADGDLTADPPADAKDWLDPDVLIFAYTPVEDPAVYAKVWDGFLKHLEEKTGKRVQFFPVQSNAAQIEAMRAGRLHVAGFNTGSNPLAVNCAGFVPFAMMASADGSYGYEMEIITYPGSGIETVEDIKGKKLAFTAPTSNSGYKAPSAMLKAEYGLEAEKDFEPVFSGKHDNSIIGVANKDYPAAAIANSVLQRMIARDVVQPEQVVSLYTSQTFPTTGYGLVYNLKPELAESIKDAFFSFPWEGSALAAEFEKSGEAQFIPIDYKTHWAVVREVDAAMGGSYDCR; this is encoded by the coding sequence ATGGGTTTCGAGAGATCGCGCCGTGTGTTCTTGGCTGGGGCGGCTGCGCTGGCCGCGGTATTGGCCGCGCCCGCGAGCGCCATGGATCCGCGCTATACGGACGCCGACGGTGATCTCACCGCGGATCCGCCTGCCGATGCCAAGGACTGGCTCGACCCGGATGTGCTGATCTTCGCCTACACGCCTGTGGAGGATCCGGCGGTCTATGCGAAGGTCTGGGATGGCTTTCTGAAGCATCTGGAGGAGAAGACCGGCAAGCGGGTTCAGTTCTTTCCGGTGCAGTCGAACGCGGCTCAGATCGAGGCGATGCGGGCCGGTCGGCTCCATGTTGCCGGCTTCAATACCGGATCCAACCCGCTCGCGGTCAACTGTGCCGGCTTCGTGCCTTTCGCCATGATGGCCTCGGCCGACGGTAGCTACGGCTACGAGATGGAGATCATTACCTACCCCGGCAGCGGGATCGAGACGGTCGAGGACATCAAGGGCAAGAAGCTCGCCTTCACCGCGCCGACCTCCAACTCGGGCTACAAGGCACCCTCGGCGATGCTGAAGGCCGAGTACGGGCTTGAGGCCGAGAAGGACTTCGAGCCGGTGTTCTCCGGCAAGCACGACAACTCCATCATCGGAGTCGCCAACAAGGACTATCCGGCCGCGGCAATCGCCAACTCGGTGCTGCAGCGCATGATCGCGCGCGACGTGGTCCAACCCGAGCAGGTGGTGAGCCTTTACACATCACAGACCTTTCCGACAACCGGGTACGGTCTGGTCTACAACTTGAAGCCGGAGCTTGCCGAGTCGATCAAGGACGCCTTCTTCAGCTTCCCGTGGGAGGGCTCGGCGCTGGCTGCCGAGTTCGAGAAGTCCGGCGAGGCCCAGTTCATCCCGATCGACTACAAGACCCATTGGGCGGTGGTTCGAGAGGTCGATGCCGCGATGGGGGGGAGCTACGACTGTCGTTAA
- the pstA gene encoding phosphate ABC transporter permease PstA: MSDIDLTSRPQESQRLSLERRPFELRALTSGLLTGMTWGIAILGSIPLFSVIIMLVAEGGARLDIEALTALPPAGFEMGGGFANAIIGTLVMVAIAAAISIPIGLLAAIYLAILDPHSPLAGTSRFVAKTLTGFPSILAGVFTYAVLVINFGYSAVAGGVALAVLMLPTVVLAAEESMKQVPQKMTDAAYGMGCTRSQVIWKVVLPTGLPGILTGIMLAVAGAAGESAPLLFTALFSNYFMSELMEPTASLSILIYNFSAMPFDNQIELAWAASLVLVLIVLVFNILARLIGQSKV, translated from the coding sequence ATGAGCGACATCGACCTGACATCGCGGCCACAAGAGTCGCAGCGCCTGAGCCTGGAACGTCGACCGTTCGAGCTGCGCGCCCTGACCAGCGGACTCCTGACCGGCATGACCTGGGGTATCGCCATCCTCGGCAGCATCCCGCTCTTCTCGGTCATCATCATGTTGGTGGCCGAAGGCGGCGCCCGTTTGGACATCGAGGCACTGACTGCGCTGCCGCCGGCCGGCTTCGAGATGGGCGGCGGTTTTGCCAACGCCATCATCGGCACCCTGGTGATGGTCGCCATCGCAGCCGCCATCAGCATCCCGATCGGTCTGCTCGCGGCCATCTACTTGGCGATCCTGGACCCTCACAGCCCGTTGGCCGGGACCTCTCGCTTCGTGGCCAAGACCCTGACCGGATTCCCCTCGATCTTGGCGGGCGTCTTCACCTACGCGGTCTTGGTCATCAACTTCGGCTATTCCGCGGTGGCCGGCGGCGTCGCCTTGGCGGTGCTCATGCTGCCGACGGTGGTGCTGGCCGCCGAGGAGTCGATGAAACAGGTGCCTCAAAAGATGACGGATGCCGCTTACGGCATGGGCTGCACCCGCAGTCAAGTGATCTGGAAGGTGGTGCTGCCGACCGGCCTGCCGGGCATCCTGACCGGCATCATGCTGGCGGTGGCCGGCGCGGCGGGCGAGTCCGCTCCGCTGCTGTTCACGGCGCTCTTCAGCAACTACTTCATGTCCGAGCTGATGGAGCCGACCGCGTCGTTATCCATCCTCATCTACAACTTCTCGGCCATGCCCTTCGACAACCAAATCGAGCTGGCCTGGGCCGCCTCCTTGGTGCTGGTCCTGATCGTCCTTGTCTTCAATATCCTGGCGCGCCTCATCGGGCAGTCCAAGGTGTAA
- the phnE gene encoding phosphonate ABC transporter, permease protein PhnE, whose translation MAIQQPPDGPIWRKRTTPQSLALWFGWLLLVLLFILAWEAMTRNQIWAFVWDAPEQAADLFGRMVPPRWSYMDQLWVPLWDTINIATLGTLLAIVLAVPVAFLAARNTTPSPLLVRPIAIFIIVASRSVNALIWALLLVAILGPGLLAGIIAIALRSIGFIGKLLYEAIEEIDTRQVEAIRATGAGPAQVLDFGIVPQIMPAFAGITLFRWDINIRESTVLGLVGAGGIGLQLKSSVDSLAWPQVTLIFIAILATVILSEWVSARVRAALI comes from the coding sequence ATGGCGATTCAGCAACCCCCCGATGGCCCGATCTGGCGCAAGCGCACGACGCCGCAGTCCCTCGCGCTCTGGTTCGGCTGGCTGCTGTTGGTCCTGCTGTTCATCCTGGCCTGGGAGGCCATGACCCGCAACCAGATCTGGGCCTTCGTGTGGGACGCCCCGGAGCAGGCCGCGGATCTCTTCGGACGGATGGTACCGCCGCGCTGGTCCTACATGGACCAACTCTGGGTTCCCCTGTGGGACACCATCAACATCGCCACCCTCGGCACCCTGCTCGCGATCGTCCTCGCCGTCCCGGTCGCCTTCCTCGCGGCGCGCAATACGACCCCGAGTCCGCTGCTCGTGCGCCCGATCGCCATCTTCATCATCGTCGCTTCGCGCTCGGTCAACGCGCTCATCTGGGCGCTTCTGCTGGTGGCCATCCTGGGTCCGGGTTTGCTGGCCGGGATCATCGCGATCGCCCTTCGCTCGATCGGGTTTATCGGCAAGCTCCTCTACGAGGCGATCGAGGAGATCGATACGCGGCAGGTCGAGGCGATCCGGGCGACCGGAGCCGGGCCTGCGCAGGTGTTGGACTTCGGGATCGTGCCTCAGATCATGCCCGCCTTCGCCGGCATCACCCTGTTCCGCTGGGACATCAATATCCGCGAGTCGACCGTTCTTGGCTTGGTCGGCGCGGGCGGGATCGGGCTGCAGCTCAAGTCGTCGGTCGACAGCCTGGCATGGCCTCAGGTGACCCTCATCTTTATCGCCATCCTCGCAACCGTGATCCTCAGCGAGTGGGTCTCCGCGCGGGTGCGTGCGGCCTTGATCTGA
- the pstS gene encoding phosphate ABC transporter substrate-binding protein PstS, translating into MTSLPGVKRTASAVVVSILLTACGGESTDTTTESPAGLQITGAGATFPEPLYQEWIRRYNAEQTEARLSYEGGGSGEGVKRFIAETVDFGASDSAMTDEQIAQVARGTKLIPATAGMVVLAYNLPGVEGELRLPRDVYVDIFLGKIWQWNDPRIVAANPHLDLPSKLIQTVVRRDGSGTTFVFTNHLGTISPTWLTEGPGIGTLMNWPGGAMTGNGNEGVAHKIKISHGSIGYIEYYFASRLGLPIATLQNKAGNFVRPDAESGRRTLEAAAEANMPENLRLFVPDPEAEDAYPIVSLSWLLLYGQYPESEKATALKAAVTWALDKGQPIAEELGYIPLPANIVAAATRALDTIR; encoded by the coding sequence ATGACGAGTCTTCCCGGGGTTAAGCGCACCGCTTCGGCGGTCGTTGTCTCCATCCTATTGACGGCATGCGGCGGGGAGTCGACCGATACGACGACGGAATCCCCGGCCGGGTTGCAGATCACAGGGGCGGGTGCAACCTTCCCCGAGCCGCTCTACCAGGAGTGGATTCGCCGTTACAACGCGGAGCAAACCGAAGCGCGACTCAGCTATGAAGGCGGAGGCAGCGGCGAGGGCGTCAAACGCTTCATCGCCGAGACGGTCGACTTCGGCGCCAGCGACTCGGCCATGACGGACGAGCAGATCGCCCAAGTCGCCCGGGGCACCAAGCTGATCCCGGCCACCGCCGGTATGGTCGTGCTCGCCTACAACCTGCCGGGCGTGGAAGGCGAGCTGCGGCTGCCCCGCGATGTCTATGTCGACATCTTTTTGGGCAAGATCTGGCAGTGGAACGATCCCCGTATCGTCGCGGCCAATCCGCACCTCGACCTTCCTTCGAAGCTGATCCAGACGGTGGTCCGCCGCGACGGCTCCGGGACCACCTTCGTCTTCACCAATCATCTCGGCACCATCAGCCCGACCTGGCTGACCGAGGGGCCGGGAATCGGAACTCTCATGAACTGGCCCGGCGGCGCCATGACCGGCAACGGCAACGAAGGGGTCGCGCACAAGATCAAGATCAGTCACGGGTCGATCGGCTACATCGAATACTATTTCGCCAGCCGTCTCGGACTTCCGATCGCCACCCTGCAAAACAAGGCCGGCAACTTCGTTAGGCCGGACGCCGAGAGCGGGCGACGCACACTCGAGGCGGCGGCCGAGGCCAACATGCCCGAGAATCTGCGGCTGTTCGTTCCCGATCCCGAGGCAGAAGATGCCTATCCCATCGTCAGTTTGTCTTGGCTGTTGCTCTACGGACAGTACCCGGAATCGGAGAAGGCGACGGCACTCAAGGCTGCCGTGACCTGGGCCCTGGACAAGGGACAGCCGATCGCCGAGGAGTTGGGCTACATTCCGCTGCCGGCCAACATCGTCGCTGCAGCGACGCGCGCCCTCGACACGATCCGTTAG
- the pstB gene encoding phosphate ABC transporter ATP-binding protein PstB: MSATAEATAHAISPGAAVFSPVGEAVIDCRLEKVFYGDFLAVRNSNVPIEKGKITGFIGPSGCGKSTVLRSLNRMNDLIPSFRFEGHVKYHGQDVYGKKVDPVVVRRYIGMVFQQPNPFSMSIYDNVAFGLRLNRYKGNVEERVQKALERAALWKEVKDKLNKSGLSLSGGQQQRLCIARAIATEPDVLLMDEPCSALDPIATRQVEQLMLELKERYTVALVTHNMQQATRVADTTAFFGVDISEGGRTGYLVEMGETRRIFEDPQEELTKQYVSGEFS, encoded by the coding sequence ATGAGCGCAACAGCTGAAGCAACGGCACACGCCATCTCACCAGGGGCGGCGGTCTTCTCCCCGGTCGGAGAAGCGGTGATCGACTGCCGGCTCGAGAAGGTCTTCTACGGCGATTTTCTCGCCGTGCGCAACAGCAACGTCCCCATCGAGAAGGGCAAGATCACGGGATTCATCGGCCCGTCGGGCTGCGGCAAGAGTACGGTGCTGCGCAGCCTGAATCGGATGAACGATCTCATCCCGAGCTTCCGTTTCGAGGGCCACGTCAAGTACCACGGCCAAGACGTCTACGGCAAAAAGGTCGACCCCGTCGTGGTGCGTCGGTACATCGGGATGGTCTTTCAACAGCCGAATCCCTTCTCGATGAGCATCTACGACAACGTTGCTTTCGGATTGAGGCTCAACCGCTACAAGGGCAACGTCGAGGAACGCGTACAGAAGGCACTGGAGCGCGCCGCACTCTGGAAGGAGGTCAAGGACAAGCTGAATAAGAGCGGGCTCTCCTTGTCCGGCGGTCAGCAACAGCGCCTATGCATCGCCAGGGCGATTGCCACCGAGCCCGATGTCCTGCTGATGGACGAGCCCTGCTCGGCCCTCGACCCCATCGCGACTCGCCAGGTCGAGCAGCTGATGCTCGAACTCAAGGAGCGCTACACGGTCGCTTTGGTGACGCACAACATGCAGCAGGCGACCCGCGTGGCCGATACCACCGCCTTCTTCGGTGTGGACATTTCCGAAGGCGGGCGAACCGGCTATCTGGTCGAGATGGGCGAGACCCGCCGGATCTTCGAGGACCCCCAAGAGGAGCTCACCAAGCAATACGTCTCGGGCGAGTTCAGCTGA
- the phnE gene encoding phosphonate ABC transporter, permease protein PhnE — protein sequence MSGPAVLPDPAGEGATPGAVRYPSHWRRPPLISDGRLRWAIYAGVLVYLVVGIGAVEVNWGRLSEGWERGLRFLGGFVEPDFISRWDDIRAGLIESLTMTLTATVVGVVISIPVGIGAARNIAPSPVYLACRALIALSRSLQEIIVAILFVAMVGFGPLAGFLTLAFATIGFLAKLLAEDIEDIDAAQVEAIRATGAGWWQVLDYGIRSQVTPRLIGLSLYRLDINFRESAVIGIVGAGGVGATLNTALDRYEYDSAAAILILIIAIVLVTEYVSGWVRARVQ from the coding sequence GTGAGCGGACCGGCCGTTCTGCCCGATCCGGCTGGCGAGGGTGCAACTCCAGGCGCGGTGCGCTATCCGAGCCACTGGCGGCGTCCGCCGCTCATTTCTGATGGCCGACTGCGCTGGGCGATCTACGCCGGTGTCCTCGTCTATCTGGTCGTCGGCATCGGCGCCGTCGAGGTCAATTGGGGCCGCTTGAGCGAGGGCTGGGAGCGCGGTCTGCGCTTTCTCGGCGGCTTCGTCGAGCCGGACTTCATCTCGCGCTGGGACGACATCCGTGCCGGTTTGATCGAGAGCCTCACCATGACCCTGACCGCGACAGTTGTCGGGGTCGTGATCTCCATCCCGGTCGGGATCGGTGCGGCGCGCAACATTGCCCCGTCTCCCGTCTATCTCGCCTGCCGTGCCTTGATTGCGCTCTCGCGCTCGCTCCAGGAGATCATCGTCGCGATCCTCTTCGTCGCCATGGTCGGGTTTGGCCCACTGGCGGGCTTTCTGACGCTGGCCTTCGCGACCATCGGATTTCTCGCCAAGCTCTTGGCCGAGGACATCGAGGATATCGACGCCGCGCAGGTGGAGGCGATCCGCGCGACGGGCGCCGGCTGGTGGCAGGTGCTCGACTACGGGATCCGTTCGCAGGTGACGCCGCGTCTGATCGGACTCTCGCTCTACCGGCTCGACATCAATTTTCGCGAATCCGCGGTGATCGGGATCGTCGGTGCCGGCGGGGTCGGGGCGACCCTGAATACGGCGCTCGATCGCTATGAGTACGACTCGGCCGCCGCGATCCTTATCCTGATCATCGCCATCGTGTTGGTGACCGAGTATGTCTCCGGTTGGGTGCGCGCTCGGGTACAGTGA
- a CDS encoding pyruvate kinase — translation MTTTPTSRQLERPIAQLATLREGAVEFERAYAAEIEKIEPGHRNSARNFLHYLSIRQHDIRSLQEDLGALGLSSLGVLEPHALASLNSVMAILEQLSGKDLGPAPEPPVDFRSGPLLLRDHTRALLGPEPRDRFVRIMVTMPSEAASDAQLVQDLLIAGMDVMRINCAHDGPDAWFAMVENLRRAERMVGRSCRVQADLAGPKLRTGAIRASGRVKRVAPDRDVFGCIARPARIWLTPASAAEPTPGDIRFALRIEGDLLERLAVGDHIGLTDTRGQGHELKIVEMLDRSFIAETERTAYIEDETPVTGLRDGESVGAGRIVGIPEVVNPIYLLPGDTLILTRHDEPGREAERDASGRIVEHARIHCTLDAAFEQVAHGHRVWFDDGKIGGLVQENDGQRILVKITHTGPRGAKLRAEKGINFPDTALEMSALTDKDLEDLPAVVTFADMVALSFVRGPEDVERLHDALYRLGANRLGVVLKIENRQAFENLPRILLASLNSPPVGIMIARGDLAVEVGFERLSEVQQEILWLCEAAHIPVIWATQILEGMAKKGAPSRAEVSDAAMSIQAECAMLNKGPNIVETVRFLDGIIGRMDEHYVKRRATLRKLSVAQLK, via the coding sequence ATGACCACGACACCGACATCGCGACAGTTGGAAAGGCCGATCGCGCAGCTCGCCACACTGCGCGAAGGCGCAGTCGAATTCGAACGCGCTTATGCCGCCGAGATCGAGAAGATCGAGCCCGGCCATCGCAACAGCGCACGCAACTTCCTTCACTATCTCAGCATTCGTCAACACGACATCCGCAGTCTGCAAGAAGACCTCGGTGCCCTGGGACTCTCTTCGCTCGGGGTGCTGGAGCCCCATGCCTTGGCGAGCCTCAACTCGGTGATGGCCATCCTGGAGCAGCTCAGCGGCAAGGATCTCGGTCCGGCGCCGGAGCCGCCGGTGGATTTCCGTTCCGGCCCCTTGTTGCTTCGGGATCACACCCGTGCGCTTCTGGGTCCCGAGCCCCGCGACCGATTCGTTCGCATTATGGTGACCATGCCGAGCGAAGCCGCCTCGGATGCACAACTGGTGCAGGATCTACTCATCGCCGGGATGGATGTCATGCGCATCAACTGCGCCCACGACGGTCCGGATGCCTGGTTCGCGATGGTGGAAAACCTGCGTCGTGCCGAACGAATGGTTGGGCGTAGCTGCCGCGTGCAGGCCGACTTGGCCGGTCCGAAGCTCCGCACGGGCGCCATTCGTGCGAGCGGGCGGGTGAAGCGAGTGGCGCCCGATCGCGATGTCTTCGGCTGCATCGCCAGGCCGGCTCGCATTTGGTTGACCCCGGCGTCTGCGGCAGAGCCGACCCCCGGCGACATTCGCTTTGCCCTCCGGATCGAGGGCGATCTGCTCGAGAGACTTGCAGTCGGCGATCACATCGGCCTGACCGACACGCGCGGTCAGGGTCATGAGCTTAAGATCGTCGAGATGCTCGATCGATCGTTCATCGCCGAAACCGAGCGAACGGCCTACATTGAGGACGAGACCCCGGTGACGGGCCTCCGCGACGGCGAGTCGGTCGGAGCGGGACGCATCGTGGGCATTCCGGAGGTGGTCAACCCCATCTACCTCCTACCCGGCGATACGCTGATATTGACCCGTCACGACGAGCCCGGTCGGGAGGCCGAGCGCGACGCATCCGGTCGCATCGTCGAGCACGCACGGATTCACTGTACGCTGGATGCTGCGTTCGAGCAGGTCGCACACGGGCATCGTGTCTGGTTCGACGACGGAAAGATCGGCGGTCTTGTTCAGGAAAACGACGGTCAGCGCATCCTGGTGAAGATTACCCATACCGGGCCACGCGGCGCGAAGCTGCGCGCCGAAAAGGGCATCAACTTCCCCGATACCGCGCTTGAGATGTCCGCCCTGACCGACAAAGACCTGGAGGACCTCCCGGCAGTCGTGACATTTGCGGACATGGTCGCCCTCTCCTTTGTCCGCGGCCCCGAAGATGTCGAGCGTCTGCACGACGCGCTCTACCGACTCGGTGCCAACCGTCTAGGGGTCGTGCTGAAGATCGAGAACCGTCAGGCCTTCGAGAACCTCCCACGCATCCTGCTCGCGAGTCTCAACTCGCCTCCCGTGGGCATCATGATCGCGCGGGGCGATCTCGCGGTCGAAGTGGGCTTCGAGCGCCTCTCCGAGGTCCAGCAGGAGATCCTCTGGCTCTGCGAGGCGGCGCATATTCCGGTGATCTGGGCCACTCAGATCCTCGAGGGCATGGCAAAAAAGGGAGCACCGTCGCGCGCCGAGGTCTCGGATGCCGCCATGAGTATCCAAGCCGAATGCGCCATGCTCAACAAGGGGCCGAACATCGTCGAGACCGTCCGTTTCCTCGACGGCATCATCGGACGCATGGACGAGCACTACGTCAAACGTCGCGCCACGCTGCGCAAGCTGTCGGTGGCGCAGCTGAAGTAG
- the pstC gene encoding phosphate ABC transporter permease subunit PstC, translating into MAVNPFQHADSASSVSGPPSGGDYLADSIFRIIALSCAALIVVLILYILWEIGGLAFPAMAQHGLSFVSGTTWNVGTQEFGVLPEIWGTLYSSFLALILGGTFGVAIAIFLTQDFIHARLAAVFRTIVELLAAIPSVVYGLWGIYVVIPMLRPVAEWLHSELGFIPIFGTELSGPGMAPAALVLAIMILPTVAAITVDAFRRIPYKVKEAAYGMGTTRWEAILKVMLPTASSGILAALVLGFGRALGETMALAMLIGNSNQINLSLFAPANTLASLLASSFPEAGQIEVQALMYAAVVLLLITLIVNIVGLGIQQYTVRKFEGKA; encoded by the coding sequence ATGGCCGTGAATCCATTCCAGCATGCCGACTCTGCAAGCAGTGTCTCCGGACCACCGTCCGGAGGCGACTATCTTGCCGATTCCATCTTTCGCATCATCGCGCTCTCCTGCGCAGCCCTCATCGTCGTTCTGATCCTCTATATCCTTTGGGAGATCGGGGGACTGGCATTTCCGGCGATGGCTCAGCATGGTCTGAGCTTCGTCTCGGGGACGACATGGAATGTCGGCACACAGGAGTTCGGTGTCCTGCCGGAGATCTGGGGAACCCTCTACAGCTCCTTTCTGGCTTTGATCCTCGGCGGGACCTTCGGTGTGGCCATCGCCATCTTTCTCACCCAAGATTTCATCCACGCCCGTCTCGCTGCGGTCTTTCGGACAATCGTCGAGCTGCTGGCCGCAATCCCTTCGGTGGTCTACGGCCTCTGGGGCATCTATGTGGTCATCCCGATGCTGCGCCCCGTGGCCGAGTGGCTGCACAGCGAGCTCGGATTCATCCCGATCTTCGGCACCGAGCTGAGCGGTCCGGGTATGGCACCCGCCGCCTTGGTGCTCGCCATCATGATCCTGCCGACGGTCGCGGCCATCACGGTCGACGCCTTCCGGCGCATCCCCTACAAGGTCAAGGAGGCCGCTTACGGGATGGGCACGACACGCTGGGAGGCCATCCTCAAGGTGATGCTGCCGACCGCCTCCTCCGGCATCCTCGCCGCCTTGGTTCTGGGGTTCGGGAGGGCGCTCGGCGAGACCATGGCCCTGGCGATGCTGATCGGCAACAGCAACCAGATCAACCTGTCGCTGTTTGCGCCGGCCAATACGCTGGCATCGCTCCTGGCCTCGAGCTTCCCGGAGGCCGGCCAGATCGAGGTGCAGGCGCTCATGTATGCCGCCGTGGTGCTCCTCTTGATCACGCTCATCGTCAACATCGTCGGGCTGGGGATCCAGCAATACACGGTTCGCAAGTTCGAGGGCAAGGCATGA
- the pstS gene encoding phosphate ABC transporter substrate-binding protein PstS, whose protein sequence is MAAANPGVELPDQEITVVVRSDSSGTTYVFTGHLAEISESFKTTVGHDKSPQWPKSTKFVKAPKNDGVTATVKQTPGSIGYIEYGFAKLTKAPSAILENQAGKFVAGGAETGAAALATAEFPGGTLPGSNVPDLRAWIMDPAGDDAYPIVSYTWLLLPETQDAEKAQVARDLIEYVLTEGQKSADSMGYIPLPANVVEKVREVSQLVK, encoded by the coding sequence ATCGCCGCCGCCAACCCGGGCGTCGAGCTGCCGGATCAAGAGATCACGGTCGTGGTCCGTTCCGACTCCTCCGGCACGACCTACGTCTTCACAGGGCATCTGGCCGAGATCAGCGAGTCCTTCAAGACCACTGTCGGGCACGACAAGTCGCCGCAGTGGCCGAAGAGCACCAAGTTCGTGAAGGCGCCCAAGAACGACGGCGTCACCGCCACCGTTAAGCAGACCCCGGGCTCGATCGGCTATATCGAGTACGGTTTCGCGAAGCTGACCAAGGCCCCGTCGGCCATCCTCGAGAACCAGGCCGGCAAATTCGTGGCCGGTGGCGCCGAGACCGGCGCGGCCGCCTTGGCGACCGCCGAGTTCCCCGGAGGCACGCTGCCGGGCTCGAACGTCCCGGATCTCCGCGCCTGGATCATGGACCCGGCGGGCGATGACGCCTACCCGATCGTCAGCTATACCTGGCTGCTCCTGCCGGAGACTCAGGACGCCGAGAAGGCCCAGGTGGCGCGTGACCTGATCGAGTATGTCCTGACCGAGGGTCAGAAGAGCGCCGACTCCATGGGCTACATCCCGCTGCCCGCGAATGTGGTCGAGAAGGTTCGCGAGGTCTCTCAGCTGGTCAAGTAA
- the phnC gene encoding phosphonate ABC transporter ATP-binding protein produces MLRLESLTKRYRTGDMALADVSLEIPAGQVVGLIGPSGAGKSTLIRCVNRLVEPTSGRIWLGDLELTRLGRRGLRHARRRMGMIFQEFALVERLTVMENLLSGRLGYVTFWSSLIRRFPPADIENAFRLLDRVGLMEHADKRADALSGGQRQRVGIARALAQEPEILLVDEPTASLDPKTSRQIMRLLREVCAERGLAAIVNIHDVVLAREFMMRIVGLRAGAIVYDGGPDGLTPVVLTEIYGEEDWTASSDLSDTRPSARPGVPGADELVGAL; encoded by the coding sequence ATGCTCCGTCTCGAATCCCTGACCAAACGCTATCGCACCGGTGATATGGCGCTGGCCGATGTGTCGCTCGAAATCCCGGCGGGGCAGGTGGTCGGGCTGATCGGTCCCTCCGGGGCGGGGAAGTCGACGTTGATCCGTTGCGTGAATCGCCTGGTCGAGCCGACCTCGGGTCGGATCTGGTTAGGTGACTTGGAGCTGACGCGGTTGGGCCGCCGTGGACTCAGACATGCGCGCCGTCGCATGGGTATGATCTTTCAGGAATTTGCCCTAGTCGAGCGGCTGACCGTGATGGAGAACCTGCTCTCGGGTCGGCTCGGGTACGTGACCTTCTGGAGCAGTCTGATCCGACGGTTTCCGCCTGCAGATATCGAGAATGCCTTTCGGCTCTTGGATCGTGTCGGCCTGATGGAGCATGCGGACAAGCGTGCCGATGCACTCTCGGGCGGTCAGCGCCAGCGCGTCGGGATCGCGCGCGCGCTGGCGCAGGAGCCGGAGATCCTGCTGGTGGACGAGCCGACCGCGAGCCTGGATCCCAAGACCTCGCGCCAAATCATGCGGTTGCTGCGCGAGGTGTGCGCGGAGCGGGGTCTGGCGGCGATCGTAAATATCCACGACGTGGTGCTGGCCCGCGAGTTCATGATGCGCATCGTCGGCCTGCGTGCCGGGGCGATCGTCTACGACGGCGGCCCGGATGGACTGACGCCGGTGGTCCTGACCGAGATCTACGGCGAAGAGGATTGGACGGCGTCGAGCGATCTGTCCGACACCCGGCCGTCCGCGCGCCCAGGCGTGCCGGGTGCCGACGAACTGGTCGGCGCCTTGTGA